In a single window of the Natator depressus isolate rNatDep1 chromosome 24, rNatDep2.hap1, whole genome shotgun sequence genome:
- the LOC141977149 gene encoding kallikrein-14-like, translating to MELLIIAMLVVGAAAASDPEKNRIVGGRNCDFGSRPYQVALVRNRRVVCGGSLIAPKWVLTAAHCGRRGISSLRVHLGDYNVRVKEPTEQIRRIHSFFVHPEYNVLPFDNDFMLLELDEPARLNRYVNTIKLATRCPFPGTRCSVSGWGTIKSPQRRSPAILQCADLYSVSQARCQDVYWGWITENMFCAGVEQGGISTCKGDSGGPLVCNGRLQGVVSWGKSVCALPGQPRVYANVCKAAQWVKNTIRRQCARLD from the exons ATGGAGCTGCTGATCATCGCAATGCTGGTAGTCGGGGCAGCCGCAG CCTCAGACCCAGAGAAAAACCGGATCGTTGGGGGGAGAAACTGCGACTTCGGCTCGCGGCCCTACCAGGTGGCTCTCGTGAGGAACAGACGTGTCGTCTGTGGTGGGAGCCTGATAGCCCCGAAGTGGGTGCTGACTGCTGCACACTGCGGCAGACGAGGGATTAG CTCCCTGCGGGTGCATCTGGGGGATTATAATGTAAGGGTGAAAGAACCCACAGAACAGATACGAAGAATCCACAGCTTCTTTGTGCACCCCGAATATAACGTCTTGCCTTTTGACAATGACTTCATGCTTCTGGAGCTGGATGAGCCCGCTCGACTTAATCGCTATGTGAACACGATCAAGTTGGCTACCCGCTGTCCCTTTCCTGGAACACGATGCAGTGTGTCGGGATGGGGCACCATCAAGTCCCCCCAAA GGCGGTCCCCAGCCATCCTGCAGTGTGCAGATCTCTATAGCGTCAGCCAGGCCAGGTGCCAGGATGTTTACTGGGGCTGGATCACGGAGAACATGTTCTGTGCTGGTGTGGAACAGGGCGGCATAAGCACGTGCAAG GGGGATTCTGGAGGCCCACTGGTCTGCAATGGGCGGCTGCAGGGCGTGGTCTCCTGGGGGAAGTCTGTCTGTGCCCTGCCGGGACAGCCCAGAGTCTACGCCAATGTCTGCAAAGCTGCCCAGTGGGTGAAGAACACCATAAGGAGGCAGTGCGCCAGATTGGACTGA